The Deltaproteobacteria bacterium genome includes a window with the following:
- a CDS encoding competence/damage-inducible protein A encodes MSSNSKSITASHIAVGSELTSGQTVNTNSHFMAGYLQKRGVLNNYHLIVPDNKSLIVRALDLCTPDSNWIFIYGGLGPTTDDFTRVVVSEWANLSLEFHEPTWKYIKDNLASRNYPVREFQSQQAYFPKGALIMPNSKGTAHGFCFSWNQKMFFLLPGPPKEILSICENFLFEYIDRHTKNLNQWLTFTWNTLGQGESEIANQVEQELINFPVEVGYRVNQPYVEVKISFFKEDLIKNKPLLETIDSLLEPILAYKQEAPYKDFFLRKLASIKELEIQDNYTFGLIYEDLKNWGIKLSEMNFIISSQIREIQLRNYFIINKMDSETVSIKIAIENKILDFELKTTTIITWSTERKALYIKEKIYLYLIKHL; translated from the coding sequence ATGTCATCAAATTCAAAGAGTATAACTGCAAGCCATATCGCTGTTGGGTCTGAACTTACTTCAGGACAAACTGTGAATACAAACTCTCACTTTATGGCAGGATACCTACAAAAACGAGGAGTGCTAAATAATTATCATCTCATTGTTCCAGATAATAAATCATTGATAGTTAGAGCCTTAGACCTTTGTACTCCTGATTCGAATTGGATTTTTATTTACGGTGGGTTAGGACCAACAACAGATGATTTTACCCGAGTTGTTGTTTCTGAGTGGGCAAATTTAAGTTTGGAATTTCATGAACCAACTTGGAAATATATTAAAGACAATTTAGCTAGTAGAAATTATCCTGTCCGCGAATTCCAAAGTCAACAGGCCTACTTCCCCAAAGGGGCCTTGATCATGCCAAATTCAAAAGGAACAGCTCATGGTTTTTGTTTTTCTTGGAATCAAAAAATGTTCTTTCTTTTGCCTGGTCCTCCTAAAGAAATTCTTTCAATATGTGAAAATTTTCTATTTGAATACATTGATCGACATACAAAAAACTTAAATCAATGGTTGACCTTCACATGGAATACTCTTGGGCAAGGTGAAAGCGAAATTGCAAACCAAGTTGAACAGGAATTAATCAATTTCCCAGTTGAGGTGGGTTATCGAGTGAACCAACCTTATGTAGAGGTTAAGATTTCTTTTTTTAAAGAGGACTTAATTAAGAACAAACCCTTACTTGAAACCATTGATTCTCTTCTTGAACCTATACTTGCCTATAAACAAGAAGCCCCTTACAAAGATTTTTTCTTAAGAAAACTCGCTTCAATTAAAGAGTTGGAAATTCAAGATAATTATACCTTCGGACTTATTTATGAAGATTTAAAAAACTGGGGTATTAAATTAAGCGAGATGAATTTTATCATCTCCTCACAAATTCGTGAAATTCAATTAAGGAATTATTTTATCATTAATAAAATGGACTCTGAAACGGTATCTATTAAAATAGCAATCGAAAATAAAATCTTAGATTTCGAATTGAAAACAACGACAATTATCACTTGGTCAACAGAAAGAAAAGCCTTGTATATTAAAGAAAAAATTTATTTGTATTTGATTAAACATCTTTAA
- the ruvA gene encoding Holliday junction branch migration protein RuvA, translating into MIGYLKGFCLSLDSESVVVDVHGVGYEVYCSLSTLAELSTRPAEPCVFWVYTHVREDQLQLFGFLSKEEKNLFLSLLKVNGVGPKSALSILSGASYNQLVEMIDSGDAKGLSLLPKIGKKTAEQIILSLQGKLVRVQDKKKIKEASSNHSQIASALINLGFKSQIIEEYLSDMSESTPVEEGIRKALTQLSQL; encoded by the coding sequence ATGATTGGTTACTTAAAAGGATTTTGTTTAAGTCTTGATTCAGAATCCGTTGTCGTTGATGTCCATGGGGTGGGGTATGAGGTTTATTGTTCTTTAAGTACTCTAGCTGAACTTTCTACAAGACCAGCTGAGCCATGTGTTTTTTGGGTTTACACCCATGTTCGGGAAGATCAACTCCAATTATTTGGATTTTTATCAAAGGAAGAAAAAAATCTTTTCCTGTCTTTGTTAAAAGTAAATGGGGTTGGTCCTAAATCGGCATTAAGTATTTTGTCTGGAGCTTCCTATAACCAACTCGTTGAGATGATTGATTCTGGCGATGCGAAGGGCTTGTCACTTTTGCCAAAAATCGGCAAGAAAACAGCCGAACAAATCATTCTTTCATTGCAAGGAAAATTAGTGAGGGTTCAAGATAAAAAGAAAATCAAGGAAGCCTCGTCTAATCACAGTCAGATAGCCTCAGCGCTGATAAATTTAGGCTTTAAATCACAGATTATCGAGGAGTATCTTTCAGATATGTCAGAGTCGACTCCTGTGGAAGAGGGAATTCGCAAGGCCTTGACTCAGCTCAGTCAATTATAA
- a CDS encoding UDP-3-O-acyl-N-acetylglucosamine deacetylase: MFLQKTIKHKALVEGIGIHSGDPCTLTFRPAPTNTGVYFVRSDLPGLPYLKVKSENVQATAYQTSIGGPHFTVATIEHCLAALSALRIDNLIIELDGPEIPIGDGSAKIFYEAIQKAGVIEQDQPRQYCYITEPIYLTEGDKQAYVLPYHGLRLTVTIDFPHSQIGKQKIDIDINESSFAREIAPARTFGFLKDVEALQARGLAKGGSLENAIVLDETKILNPTGLRFQDEFVRHKCLDALGDLVNLEMPLMGHVVLYKAGHDLMNKLVQLIKDSQSKYRHVELGIDLSEEIKKFSSWAL, encoded by the coding sequence ATGTTTCTGCAAAAAACAATCAAACACAAAGCTTTGGTAGAAGGTATTGGCATTCATTCTGGAGATCCCTGCACCCTAACCTTCAGGCCAGCACCCACCAACACAGGGGTTTATTTTGTTCGTTCTGATTTGCCGGGCCTTCCTTATTTAAAAGTTAAAAGTGAAAATGTTCAGGCCACTGCCTATCAGACTTCTATTGGGGGACCTCATTTTACAGTGGCTACGATTGAGCACTGTCTGGCAGCTTTATCGGCCTTGCGAATTGATAATTTGATTATTGAACTTGATGGCCCTGAAATTCCCATTGGTGATGGAAGTGCCAAAATTTTTTATGAAGCCATTCAAAAAGCCGGAGTCATAGAGCAGGATCAGCCTCGACAATATTGTTATATCACAGAGCCTATCTACCTGACGGAAGGTGATAAGCAGGCCTATGTTCTTCCTTATCATGGGTTAAGATTGACGGTGACAATAGACTTTCCCCATTCGCAAATTGGCAAACAAAAAATTGATATTGATATCAATGAATCTTCTTTTGCTCGAGAAATTGCTCCGGCCCGTACCTTTGGATTTCTTAAGGATGTGGAAGCTCTGCAGGCTAGAGGGCTTGCCAAAGGTGGAAGTCTAGAAAATGCCATCGTTTTAGATGAAACAAAAATTTTAAATCCAACGGGACTTCGGTTTCAAGATGAATTCGTAAGGCATAAATGCCTAGATGCTTTGGGGGATCTCGTTAATCTTGAAATGCCTCTTATGGGACATGTTGTTTTATACAAAGCAGGTCATGATTTGATGAATAAGCTAGTACAATTGATAAAAGATTCTCAAAGTAAATACCGGCACGTTGAGCTGGGAATAGACCTTTCCGAAGAAATCAAAAAATTTAGCTCTTGGGCACTTTAA
- a CDS encoding BamA/TamA family outer membrane protein translates to MKALNPNKSPSSYHLDLIPRCYLWLTCVELKVFFLSFFMLFNVVLGEVVEFENISPELIKDVSTKFSSQWKNEDILPVLDDMIRYIHTKINYDMVIYKKLNGKYIVEIINSKRISKIHFSGSTFVPVSELRNILGVNEGDILDSNQVLDGAERIRKYYNESGFLNARVHVDLPEASKNNLEAHLDIEEGVPTRVNKISITSESSDLNKKISKLLNKYDHKFFTETMIQEIQQQVKEYFKINGIIQGEVNLSQKLFNEGETSVELIFSLHNVQKYTFDFSGYNQVSRIKLMKLLDTENYNSTNPNVASEMSSKIKNYYLEKGFARVDVRSEEVGTTAFDKKVIFNIQEGPKIIINQIIFQGTYSRSEKYYEEIFLNGASDLTKSRYYNKTQIDESVANFKLELQNQGFLMIQIQNIRTVYSSAKDKVIIYINFDEGPLTVVDTVYFEGNKSINDKVLMQLIGLSPGDPLELNKLEKSISIIKNKYQEEGYLEVSILNEKESLVAYDISNTKAKLSFIINEGPQVSVNSIAIEGNQHTKDNIILIELEFKKGDILTPSKIEESISRLQKTGFFNAIDIKTLEQRTSISDRTVLVKVTEREPGLFAMGIGATNERNGTLRGYTGIGYRNILGTGRGVSARLEGKYNIADIKYPELKVILGYVEPYLFFTRLRGRINVSRSRYVSDFSDKKVTESNQYIYAIEKDFTTHVTGIFEVYNLETFRDFLLSTSETTQELNIASAGPTLDIDYRDNPFLPTRGVFARFNVEYASPPLGSSDTIEYLRATGSVSHYWPIEKNWVWAHNVRLGYLENLSKHEDGGVPFSKKGFILGGRSTIRGFESGTEEVVPNKEDLGIVSDTDVYNLKTNASQFLFKSEIRFPVYGNFHGGVFYDGGSVYIKDLPFKDNYRDSVGVGLRYNTPVGALNMEIGKKLDRKENESDIRYHLSFGTF, encoded by the coding sequence ATGAAAGCACTCAACCCTAATAAGTCGCCTTCCTCTTACCATCTTGATTTGATTCCTAGGTGTTACCTCTGGCTTACCTGCGTCGAGCTAAAAGTTTTTTTCCTAAGTTTTTTCATGCTCTTCAATGTTGTTCTGGGAGAAGTTGTAGAATTTGAAAATATCTCTCCAGAATTAATTAAAGATGTTTCCACAAAATTCAGTTCACAGTGGAAAAATGAAGATATCCTCCCTGTTTTAGATGACATGATTCGTTATATTCATACAAAAATAAATTATGATATGGTTATTTATAAAAAATTGAATGGAAAGTACATCGTTGAAATTATTAATTCAAAGAGGATTTCAAAAATTCATTTTAGCGGTTCAACCTTTGTACCGGTGAGTGAATTAAGAAATATTTTGGGAGTTAATGAAGGAGACATTTTAGATTCAAATCAGGTATTAGATGGCGCTGAAAGAATTAGAAAATATTACAATGAGTCTGGATTCCTGAATGCAAGGGTACATGTGGATCTGCCAGAGGCAAGTAAAAATAACTTGGAAGCACACTTAGATATTGAGGAGGGCGTGCCAACAAGAGTAAATAAAATTTCCATCACTTCTGAAAGTTCAGATTTAAATAAAAAAATCTCAAAGTTATTGAATAAGTATGATCATAAATTTTTTACAGAAACGATGATTCAAGAAATACAACAGCAAGTTAAGGAGTATTTTAAAATAAATGGAATCATTCAAGGAGAAGTGAATCTGAGCCAAAAACTTTTCAATGAAGGTGAGACATCAGTAGAGTTAATTTTTTCTCTTCATAATGTTCAAAAATATACTTTCGACTTTTCAGGTTACAATCAAGTTTCAAGAATTAAACTAATGAAATTATTAGATACAGAAAATTATAATTCAACAAATCCAAACGTAGCTTCGGAAATGTCCTCAAAAATTAAAAATTATTATTTAGAAAAAGGTTTTGCGCGTGTCGATGTTAGAAGTGAAGAAGTAGGGACAACGGCTTTTGATAAAAAAGTCATATTTAATATTCAAGAAGGTCCTAAAATCATTATTAATCAGATTATTTTTCAAGGTACTTATTCAAGGTCAGAAAAATATTATGAGGAGATTTTTTTAAATGGGGCTTCAGATCTTACAAAGAGTCGATATTATAACAAAACGCAAATCGATGAATCTGTTGCTAATTTTAAATTGGAATTACAAAATCAAGGTTTTCTGATGATTCAAATTCAAAACATTAGGACTGTGTATTCTTCAGCAAAGGATAAGGTCATTATCTATATAAACTTTGATGAGGGGCCCTTAACCGTCGTTGATACGGTTTATTTTGAAGGGAACAAAAGTATCAACGACAAAGTGTTGATGCAGCTTATTGGATTGTCGCCAGGGGATCCCTTGGAATTAAATAAACTAGAGAAATCAATATCCATCATTAAAAATAAATATCAGGAGGAAGGCTACTTAGAAGTTTCCATATTGAATGAAAAAGAGAGTTTGGTTGCCTACGACATATCTAATACCAAGGCAAAACTCAGTTTTATCATTAATGAGGGACCTCAGGTGAGTGTCAATTCCATTGCGATTGAGGGGAATCAGCACACCAAAGATAATATTATCTTAATTGAATTGGAATTTAAAAAAGGGGATATCCTCACTCCAAGTAAAATAGAGGAGTCTATTTCTCGTCTTCAGAAAACAGGATTTTTTAATGCTATCGATATTAAAACTCTTGAGCAACGCACCAGTATTTCTGATCGAACGGTTTTAGTTAAAGTGACCGAGCGTGAGCCAGGACTTTTTGCTATGGGCATAGGAGCCACCAATGAAAGAAATGGAACTTTAAGGGGATATACGGGGATTGGTTATAGAAATATCTTGGGCACAGGCAGAGGTGTTTCTGCTAGACTTGAAGGAAAATACAATATTGCCGATATTAAATACCCTGAGTTAAAAGTTATTTTGGGTTATGTTGAGCCCTACTTATTTTTTACGAGGCTCAGAGGACGGATTAATGTTTCAAGATCAAGGTATGTCAGTGATTTTAGTGATAAAAAAGTGACTGAAAGTAATCAATATATTTATGCAATCGAAAAAGATTTTACAACCCACGTGACAGGTATTTTTGAAGTCTACAATCTGGAGACGTTCCGAGACTTTTTGCTCTCTACAAGTGAAACCACTCAGGAACTTAATATTGCTTCGGCGGGACCTACTTTGGATATTGACTATCGCGATAATCCCTTTTTGCCAACAAGAGGCGTATTTGCTCGGTTTAATGTCGAGTACGCGTCTCCTCCATTGGGAAGTTCTGATACCATTGAATACTTAAGAGCCACGGGGAGCGTTTCGCATTATTGGCCCATTGAGAAAAATTGGGTTTGGGCTCATAACGTGAGACTAGGTTACTTAGAGAATTTAAGTAAACATGAAGATGGAGGTGTTCCTTTCAGTAAAAAAGGATTTATTCTGGGAGGGAGGTCTACGATTAGGGGTTTTGAATCTGGTACGGAAGAGGTAGTGCCAAATAAAGAAGATTTAGGAATTGTGAGCGATACGGATGTATATAATTTGAAAACCAACGCTTCTCAGTTTTTGTTTAAATCAGAGATTCGATTTCCAGTCTATGGAAATTTCCATGGAGGGGTTTTCTATGATGGTGGTTCTGTTTATATTAAAGATCTTCCTTTTAAGGATAACTATAGAGATTCTGTTGGCGTCGGCTTAAGGTATAATACCCCAGTTGGAGCTCTCAATATGGAAATAGGAAAAAAATTGGATCGTAAGGAAAATGAATCGGATATTCGATATCATCTATCCTTCGGAACCTTTTAG
- the ald gene encoding alanine dehydrogenase produces the protein MIIGVPKEIKISENRVGITEAGVKQLVKEGNTVYIEKDAGLGSQITNEQYVKMGAKILDTKAEVYKKADMIMKVKEPLSDEYELLRENQILYTYLHLAAEPKLTKVLCERKVKAIAYETIQLPDGSLPLLKPMSEVAGRMATQIGAFYLQKDHGGKGILLGGVTGVRPAKVTIIGGGVVGTNAAKMAMGLGANVTVLDLNTARLEYLDDIFQGRLMTLYSNTKNIEEAVRDCDLLIGGVLITGQKAPTLVSKELVSSMSKGSVVVDVAVDQGGCIETCRPTSHQQPTYEVDGVIHYCVPNMPGVVPRTSTYALTNMTLKYGSMIAAMGVEDAVAKDAALLKGINVYNGYVCYEPVAHDLHMEFRAYKPKH, from the coding sequence ATGATTATTGGGGTACCAAAAGAAATTAAGATCAGTGAAAACCGTGTTGGCATAACCGAGGCGGGTGTTAAGCAATTAGTTAAAGAAGGCAATACTGTTTATATTGAAAAAGATGCAGGGCTGGGATCTCAGATTACAAATGAGCAGTACGTAAAAATGGGTGCTAAGATTTTAGATACCAAAGCTGAAGTTTATAAAAAAGCAGATATGATCATGAAGGTGAAAGAACCGCTTTCTGATGAGTATGAATTATTAAGAGAAAATCAAATTTTGTACACCTACCTACACTTAGCTGCAGAACCAAAATTAACAAAGGTGCTTTGTGAAAGAAAGGTAAAAGCTATTGCCTATGAAACCATTCAATTACCAGATGGATCTTTGCCTTTATTAAAACCTATGAGTGAAGTAGCAGGAAGAATGGCAACCCAAATCGGTGCGTTTTATTTACAAAAAGATCACGGTGGTAAAGGGATTTTACTGGGTGGAGTTACAGGTGTTCGACCTGCCAAAGTGACGATTATAGGTGGGGGCGTTGTAGGAACTAATGCTGCCAAAATGGCCATGGGACTTGGTGCTAATGTGACTGTATTAGATTTAAATACGGCAAGATTAGAATATCTAGATGATATTTTCCAAGGACGTCTGATGACCTTGTATTCAAATACAAAGAATATTGAGGAAGCTGTAAGAGATTGTGATTTACTGATTGGCGGGGTCCTTATCACAGGTCAGAAAGCTCCAACCCTCGTAAGTAAGGAACTTGTTTCGAGCATGTCAAAGGGTTCTGTCGTCGTGGATGTGGCCGTGGATCAGGGGGGATGTATTGAAACCTGCAGGCCAACCTCGCACCAGCAACCGACCTATGAAGTCGATGGGGTCATTCATTATTGCGTTCCAAACATGCCTGGAGTTGTACCAAGGACATCTACTTATGCCTTAACAAATATGACTTTAAAGTACGGCTCAATGATTGCCGCAATGGGCGTGGAAGATGCAGTGGCCAAAGACGCAGCTTTATTAAAAGGAATAAATGTGTACAATGGGTACGTTTGTTATGAACCCGTGGCTCATGATCTTCACATGGAGTTTAGAGCTTACAAACCAAAGCACTAA
- the ruvB gene encoding Holliday junction branch migration DNA helicase RuvB, whose product MERIFESTHLEQEKKWENELRPQDFSHFPGQNDIKDKLKIFVQAAKLRKEPLDHVLFCGPPGLGKTTLAKIIANEMNVECKMTAAPAIEKKGDVAALLTSLKPFSVLFIDEIHRLNRTIEEYLYTAMEDYYIDIITGDGLGSRSMKFQLSPFTLVGATTRAGLLNAPFRDRFGIVERLQFYDRESLTTILTRNADLLGVKIDQFGAGEIARRSRGTPRIANRLLKRVRDFADILGDGRVNEKVAVDALDRLGVDKLGLDIMDRNILTLIHEKYNDGPVGIETLSAALSEERDTLEEVYEPYLIQEGLLQKTQRGRILTDFAKKILFGV is encoded by the coding sequence ATGGAAAGAATATTTGAATCAACTCATTTGGAACAAGAAAAGAAATGGGAAAATGAATTACGACCTCAAGACTTTTCTCATTTCCCCGGCCAAAATGATATCAAAGATAAATTAAAAATTTTCGTTCAAGCGGCCAAACTCAGAAAAGAACCTTTGGATCATGTGCTTTTTTGTGGCCCTCCAGGCTTAGGGAAAACCACACTCGCCAAGATTATTGCTAACGAGATGAATGTCGAATGCAAGATGACGGCTGCACCTGCGATAGAAAAAAAAGGAGATGTGGCCGCTTTGCTGACGTCTCTTAAACCCTTTTCTGTTCTTTTTATTGATGAAATTCACCGGTTGAATCGCACGATCGAAGAGTATCTTTACACTGCGATGGAGGATTATTATATTGACATTATAACGGGCGACGGACTGGGTTCTCGATCCATGAAATTTCAATTAAGCCCCTTTACTTTGGTGGGGGCGACAACCAGGGCAGGGCTTTTGAATGCTCCCTTTCGTGACCGATTTGGAATTGTAGAAAGATTACAATTCTATGATCGGGAATCCCTGACGACTATTTTGACTCGAAATGCAGACCTGTTAGGTGTAAAAATCGATCAATTTGGCGCTGGTGAAATTGCAAGAAGAAGCCGAGGAACTCCCAGAATTGCCAATCGACTTTTAAAAAGAGTTAGGGACTTTGCAGATATTTTAGGAGATGGGAGAGTGAATGAAAAGGTTGCTGTGGATGCCTTGGATCGCTTAGGTGTGGATAAGCTGGGCTTGGATATCATGGACAGAAACATTTTAACTTTAATTCATGAAAAGTATAATGACGGTCCCGTCGGAATTGAAACTCTCTCGGCCGCCCTGAGCGAAGAAAGAGATACTCTGGAGGAAGTGTACGAGCCTTATCTGATTCAAGAAGGTTTGTTGCAAAAGACTCAACGCGGAAGAATCTTAACTGATTTTGCTAAAAAGATTTTATTTGGAGTTTAA
- a CDS encoding aldo/keto reductase, translating into MQHNRLGKAGLKISELSFGSWVTFHNQLSIKEVMDTMSIAYDHGVNFFDNAEVYAHGKSEEIMGEALKKLAWPRMKYMVSTKFFWGISDGPNEKNTLNRKYLLHAMECSLKRFSLEYVDIVYCHRPDPHTPLEETVWAMHDIISKGQALYWGTSEWSADEIRAAYLIAEKHHLHKPIVEQPQYNLFHRAKVEHEFSRLYEDFGVGLTTWSPLSSGLLSGKYLDKIPNNSRAQMKSMSWLREEIDNEKKKNQIKQFCILASDLSMKPSQLAISWCLTNPHVSSVILGASSNDQLIENLKSTEYKKLLTPEIVLKLNTIFC; encoded by the coding sequence ATGCAACACAACAGACTGGGAAAAGCTGGCCTTAAGATTTCTGAACTTTCCTTTGGCTCCTGGGTCACTTTCCACAATCAGCTTTCTATAAAGGAAGTCATGGATACCATGTCTATTGCTTACGATCATGGAGTCAACTTTTTTGATAATGCTGAAGTCTATGCCCATGGAAAGTCAGAAGAAATAATGGGGGAAGCCCTTAAGAAGCTGGCTTGGCCCCGAATGAAGTATATGGTTTCAACCAAGTTTTTTTGGGGAATTTCAGATGGCCCAAATGAAAAAAATACCCTCAACAGAAAATACCTCCTTCATGCCATGGAATGCAGTCTGAAAAGATTTTCTTTAGAATATGTTGATATCGTTTACTGCCATCGTCCAGATCCCCATACTCCTCTAGAAGAAACCGTCTGGGCCATGCATGACATTATTTCTAAAGGACAAGCCCTTTATTGGGGCACAAGTGAATGGAGCGCTGATGAAATAAGAGCGGCCTATCTGATAGCGGAAAAACATCATCTTCACAAACCTATTGTCGAGCAACCTCAATATAACTTATTTCACCGAGCCAAAGTGGAACATGAGTTTTCTCGCCTCTATGAAGACTTTGGCGTAGGGCTTACTACTTGGTCTCCCCTCAGCAGTGGTCTATTGAGCGGTAAATATCTAGATAAAATTCCCAACAACTCCCGAGCTCAGATGAAATCCATGTCCTGGCTTCGAGAAGAAATTGATAATGAAAAGAAAAAAAATCAAATAAAGCAGTTTTGTATTTTAGCTTCTGATCTGAGCATGAAACCTTCTCAATTAGCCATTTCCTGGTGTTTAACAAATCCCCATGTCTCAAGTGTTATTTTAGGAGCTAGCTCTAATGATCAGCTCATTGAAAACCTGAAATCAACAGAATATAAAAAGCTGTTAACTCCTGAGATTGTTTTGAAACTGAATACGATATTTTGCTAA
- the ruvC gene encoding crossover junction endodeoxyribonuclease RuvC: MVKILGIDPGSQVTGFGILEVENNNRKVLTHGIIQLKKETEKFNERIFLLSQSLDILFLKYQPHMVSIEKIFLGKNPDSAFKLGHARGVCIQKAMEYKTEIFEYSTREVKKGITGSGGNDKYQVNEVLKHLLGIKNIDYLDASDALALAFHHSTRMEINRKWQELV; the protein is encoded by the coding sequence ATGGTTAAAATATTGGGAATTGATCCTGGGTCACAGGTAACTGGTTTTGGAATTCTTGAGGTGGAAAATAATAACAGGAAAGTGTTAACCCATGGGATTATACAGTTAAAAAAAGAAACGGAAAAATTCAATGAAAGAATTTTTTTACTTTCCCAAAGTTTGGACATCCTGTTTTTAAAATACCAACCTCACATGGTTTCCATTGAAAAAATCTTTTTAGGAAAGAATCCCGATTCGGCTTTTAAATTAGGTCATGCTCGGGGAGTTTGTATTCAAAAAGCCATGGAATATAAAACGGAGATTTTTGAGTACTCTACCAGAGAAGTAAAAAAGGGAATTACTGGATCAGGTGGAAATGATAAGTACCAGGTCAATGAGGTTTTAAAGCACCTTTTAGGAATTAAAAATATTGATTATTTGGATGCTTCCGATGCGTTAGCCCTTGCATTTCATCATTCTACGCGTATGGAGATAAACAGGAAATGGCAGGAGTTGGTATGA